In a single window of the Leifsonia sp. 1010 genome:
- a CDS encoding ABC transporter ATP-binding protein encodes MTDARNTVPEEEPALGVNEDELEAAGIDLEVAEAAAPDREIAVEVGENIVEVRNLTVKFGGLTALDDVTFDIRRGEILGLIGPNGAGKTTCFNAMTGVYKPTSGDVLLEGQTIKGRKQHQITRLGLSRTFQNIRLFGEMTALENVVVGLDARHRTSVPGALLRLPRHTREEKSSIERGMALLEFVGIADQAGSLSRSLPYGYQRRLEIARALATDPKVLCLDEPAAGFNPAEKEELMELIRTIRADGYTVLLIEHDMKLVMGVTDRIVVLEFGRKIADDTPEAIRNDPRVIAAYLGEPEDDVA; translated from the coding sequence ATGACGGACGCACGGAACACGGTTCCGGAGGAGGAGCCGGCCCTCGGCGTGAACGAGGACGAGCTGGAGGCTGCGGGTATCGACCTGGAGGTCGCCGAGGCCGCAGCACCGGACCGCGAAATCGCGGTCGAGGTGGGCGAGAACATCGTAGAGGTGCGCAACCTGACGGTGAAGTTCGGCGGCCTCACCGCTCTCGACGATGTCACCTTCGACATCCGGCGTGGCGAGATCCTCGGGCTGATCGGCCCGAACGGTGCAGGTAAGACGACGTGCTTCAACGCCATGACGGGCGTCTACAAGCCGACCAGCGGCGACGTGCTGCTGGAGGGCCAGACGATCAAGGGCCGCAAGCAGCACCAGATCACCCGGCTCGGTCTCTCGCGGACGTTCCAGAACATCCGGCTGTTCGGTGAGATGACGGCGCTCGAGAACGTCGTGGTCGGACTGGATGCACGGCACCGCACGTCGGTCCCCGGCGCGCTGCTCCGCCTCCCGCGGCACACGCGCGAGGAGAAGTCGTCGATCGAGCGCGGAATGGCCCTGCTCGAGTTCGTCGGCATCGCCGACCAGGCAGGTTCGCTGTCGCGGTCGCTCCCGTACGGCTACCAGCGCCGTCTGGAGATCGCCCGCGCGCTCGCGACCGACCCGAAGGTGCTGTGCCTCGACGAGCCGGCCGCCGGCTTCAACCCGGCGGAGAAGGAGGAGCTCATGGAGCTCATCCGCACCATCCGGGCCGACGGGTACACCGTTCTGCTGATCGAACACGACATGAAGCTGGTCATGGGAGTGACCGACCGGATCGTCGTGCTGGAATTCGGACGCAAGATCGCCGACGACACTCCGGAGGCCATCCGGAACGACCCTCGCGTGATCGCCGCCTACCTCGGGGAGCCCGAAGATGACGTTGCTTGA
- a CDS encoding branched-chain amino acid ABC transporter permease, giving the protein MSMSEGPRVLPDAREEQAVDALEASRGKRSTGPFANLRDRWNNLPRAVQWAWLLIVVALAYALPYLNFFPLSTAPGNDWALACFSMAVYALIAIGLNVVVGYAGLLDLGYVAFFAVGSYTAAMLTSPDSPFVKIPYLWTIPVAIAVTMTFGIILGVPTLRLRGDYLAIVTLGFGEIVRILATIIPAMKGQVGFQNVGHPPGENADGIPIFSNSNGVPWYWLTITVIIVILLLVGNLERSRVGRAWVAIREDEDAAEIMGVPTFKYKVWAFAIGAGVGGLSGALFAGQVGFVNNQKFDVQTSILFLAAVVLGGAGNKVGAMLGGAIVAYIPLRFTVIADYKYLIFGIALVLIMIFRSQGLFPARQKLLAYGRHAYRRVADAAKGRPGPRTGATPVVDSGALDADGSAKGGAR; this is encoded by the coding sequence ATGAGCATGTCAGAAGGCCCCAGGGTCCTGCCCGATGCTCGCGAAGAGCAGGCCGTCGACGCCCTCGAAGCGTCCCGCGGCAAGCGCAGCACCGGCCCGTTCGCCAACCTCCGCGACCGCTGGAACAACCTCCCGCGTGCCGTGCAGTGGGCATGGCTGCTCATCGTGGTCGCGCTCGCCTACGCCCTGCCGTACCTGAACTTCTTCCCGCTCTCGACGGCCCCCGGCAACGACTGGGCGCTGGCCTGCTTCTCGATGGCGGTCTACGCGCTCATCGCGATCGGCCTGAACGTCGTGGTCGGTTATGCCGGCCTGCTCGACCTCGGCTACGTCGCGTTCTTCGCGGTCGGGTCGTACACGGCCGCAATGCTGACCAGCCCCGACTCGCCGTTCGTGAAGATCCCGTACCTGTGGACGATCCCGGTCGCCATCGCGGTGACGATGACGTTCGGCATCATCCTCGGCGTCCCGACGCTCCGCCTGCGCGGCGACTACCTGGCGATCGTGACGCTCGGCTTCGGTGAGATCGTCCGCATCCTCGCCACGATCATCCCGGCGATGAAGGGTCAGGTCGGCTTCCAGAACGTCGGCCACCCGCCGGGGGAGAACGCCGACGGCATCCCGATCTTCTCCAACTCCAACGGCGTGCCGTGGTACTGGCTGACGATCACCGTCATCATCGTGATCCTGCTGCTGGTCGGCAACCTGGAGCGCAGCCGCGTCGGCCGCGCCTGGGTCGCGATCCGCGAGGATGAGGACGCCGCGGAGATCATGGGCGTCCCGACCTTCAAGTACAAGGTGTGGGCGTTCGCGATCGGCGCCGGCGTCGGCGGTCTGTCCGGTGCGCTGTTCGCCGGTCAGGTCGGCTTCGTGAACAACCAGAAGTTCGACGTGCAGACGTCGATCCTGTTCCTCGCGGCCGTCGTCCTCGGCGGTGCGGGCAACAAGGTCGGCGCCATGCTCGGTGGCGCGATCGTGGCGTACATCCCGCTGCGGTTCACCGTCATCGCCGACTACAAGTACCTGATCTTCGGCATCGCCCTCGTGCTCATCATGATCTTCCGTTCGCAGGGACTGTTCCCGGCGCGGCAGAAGCTGCTGGCCTACGGCAGGCACGCCTACCGCCGGGTGGCGGACGCGGCGAAGGGACGTCCGGGCCCGCGGACCGGGGCCACTCCGGTCGTCGACAGCGGGGCACTGGATGCCGATGGCAGCGCGAAGGGAGGCGCACGATGA